TATAACTACAAGGTTTGGAATGTAAATAAAATAACATTGTTCACATTAGACGCATGTAAATTTAAAGTTCCAAAGCAATACTCTCCAAAAAAGAAAACCAGAATAGAAATTGACAGGTTATATAGATATACTGAGTTAGGTGATAAAAATTGGGAAGTATTACGCGCTAAAGTCAGATACATGTATAATTCAAAATGTGCAGTCACGAATGAATACATAAATGGCAATAATAACTTTCATATTCACCATATTATACCTCAAAAAAATGGAGGAAAAGATACGTTAGAAAACCTAATCCTATTAAAACCAGAAGTACACAGGGCACTTCATAGCAAAAATGCTATTGAATACTATGAAGGCAATCAAACATATAAAATGTTATTAGAATCACTTTCTAAATATATATAATTAATAAAATATTGATAGAACGCCGTATGCGGTGAAAGTCGCACGTACGGTGTGGTGCGGGGGAAAATCTGGAGATTATATCAAAGGATTACCTATCGCAATC
The genomic region above belongs to Cetobacterium somerae ATCC BAA-474 and contains:
- a CDS encoding HNH endonuclease, whose translation is MILGIQNYYNIATMVNIDLGRIGYILTRILKNRLGKGNYKKDILYERRYSKYNYKVWNVNKITLFTLDACKFKVPKQYSPKKKTRIEIDRLYRYTELGDKNWEVLRAKVRYMYNSKCAVTNEYINGNNNFHIHHIIPQKNGGKDTLENLILLKPEVHRALHSKNAIEYYEGNQTYKMLLESLSKYI